AGCTTTGTAGCCCAGGTCTAAGGCGGCTACCTGGGAGGCAACGCGATGAAGGACATTTAGCACACGCCAGTCGTGACTGACGTTGGAGGCGACACGGGCATTCTGGGCTATTCTTTGAGTAAGCTGGAAAATCGCGGCACCATCTTCTCTTTGCAGAGCCCCCGAACCAACCACGATGACGGGACGTTTAGCACCGTTCAAGACTTTGGAGAACGCGTGGCGACCCTCTGCCAAATCTTTTAGCACTTGCACCGAGTCTCCCAGATTCTATTACAAACGATTCATCATTCATTATATTCCCATTAGAACAATGAAAAGGGCAAATTACTTCCGTTTCGTAGGTCAAGTCAACTTTAGGACCGACAGTTGCAACTCGAAGATCGTTATTGATCCATGCTTTGCGAAGACGGGCATTAAAAAGCGGTGCTTCGAATCGTGTATTGGTACCGATCAAGAGAACAACGTCCGCCTCTTCGACacctttaaaaacaaaaaagattttaatttATACTTCCACCTTCATGTACACTAGCGTTACACCTACCAGCAATCGTTGAATTAAGAAGATAATTCGATCGCAGATCAGTTCCGGCACCATCCATTGGGAAGATTTCCTCAGTGCATAGCGATTCAGAACCCAAGGTATTTAACATGTCTTTAAGAACGACAAGAGCCTGGATTTTGGGATTGAAAAATTAGTTAATGTCTTTCGATTCATGTGTCCGTCCGTTTTCACTTACTTCGGCATCTGCAAACCCACCAACAATGGCAGCCAATTCATCTCCTTTGGCCGACTGCAATGCTCTTGCAACAGCTACAAGAGCGTCTTCCCATTCAACCATCACCAATTTTCCATTGCTATCACGTACCATTGGGGAGACTAAGCGCTGACGTTTAAGCCCATCACAAGCGAAACGACTCTTGTCTGAAAGCCATTCCTCGTTAATCTCCtaaaacatgaaaaattatttaaaacagATGGGCTAACGTAGATGTGTCTCATTACACTCTTTTACCTCATGCGTGCGAGGTAATACTCTAAGGACTTCACCCGTTCGGTGAGTAACAAAGATGTTTGATCCAACTGCATCCATAACATCAATGGAATCCGTTTTACGGGTCTCCCAAGGACGAGCCATGAATGCGTACGGTTTTGATGTAAGTGCCCCAACTGGGCACAAATCGATGACATTACCACTGAGCTCTGACAGGAACATTTTTTCGACATACGTCCCCACCTTAGATTGAACTACTATGTAGATGTTCCTCAGTAGagtagtgaaaaaaaattgctataCCTGCATATCTCCACCGCGTCCAGTCGTACCTAGATCATCGACACCAGCCACCTCAGAGGCGAAGCGGATACAACGCGTGCAATGAATACACCTCGTCATTATGGTTTTGATAAGAGGGCCAACATTCTTGTCTTCGACAGCTCTGAAACAAAAGCGGCCCGTAAAACATGGTTACCATTTGAAAGAGCTAATACGAAAACTTTATTACCGTTTTCCACTAAAGGTGATATCCGTAAAGCGACTGCGATCGCTACCGAAAGTCATGGACTGATCTTGGAGATCACATTCCCCTCCTTGATCACAAATAGGACAATCCAAGGGATGGTTTACCAGGAGAAATTCCATAACACCTTCGCGGGCTTTGCGAGTTAATTCTGAATTGGTCTTGATTCGCCAGCCCTTCATTACTGGCATGGCGCAAGCCGCTACAGGCTGAACAAGAAGGGGAAAATTACTATTAGTatacaaaaaattcaacagTGAAATTCTCGTACTTTGGCAGATTTTTCAACTTCAACTAAACACATTCTGCAGTTGCCTGCCACAGAGAGTCTCTCATGATAGCAAAATCTTGGTATTTCAACTCCAACCATAGCAGCAGCCTAATAGATTAAAGGCTTAATTAATattattgaaagaaaaatttgtatATTTTCTAATAAAATTTTACCTGCAACACTGTGGTTCCTGGGTCCACAAGAACAGGTTGGCCATCAATAAAGACTTCTACTTTCTCTGGTGCTCCTGTTACAACAGTTCGACCACCAAGCGTAGCTGCCCTAGTGACTTGAGGAATAGAGCGCAAAAAGGGTAAGCGCAACATCTGCAATACCAAAATATGATTAGTATCATTTAATCCTTGTTTACATAAAAATTCCTGCTGATCTATCTAAAACTTGAATTGTGGACTTCATACAAGCCAAGTCTACAACAAATAGGAAACCATTTAAAATACTGCTGAAACCAGAATTTCAGTCAATATAGTATTTATAAAGTATTATACTAATCAAGTAGAGGTAAATTACGAATCCAGCCTGTACACCACATTACAATCTGCTTACGGTGAGGCTCTGATAGTAAATTTCCAATCTTATGcggtaataataaaaaaaagaaagacgcgGAAAAAAGCATAAGAAGACAAAATCAAGGGAGCTGAATGCACCAATTAAGGAAACCTGTAAACATTTTGGCCTTACTTTGTTAAGGATGTTTTTCTCGGTTATGAGTTTTCTGTTCCGTCGGCCACAGTCTTCAGCTGTTAGACTTTCGGCGTTGCTAAACTGGaacttaattttaaaagttGAAATATTGTCACAGAATTTACATTTTTCCTGAATAAAATTTTACGcacttaatttttaaaatccttatagcgcatatatttgattcttgaCATTTATCTCTAATTTACGATTTCCGGCAACGATTTATCgatttttttcactaaaacgccatctcttgggGTGTACTGAACGAGGGCTTGGAATTCCGCGTTACCTGCTAAAAGTTTgtttataatcaaaattagcGGGTTTTCCTGTTTTCAATCATCATTTTTCAAGTACTCATTCTTCCGCGATCAGTTCGATCTCACTTACTAACCAGCATATTGCCTTATAACGATGAACGCACCTAATGGCCGTGGGTCAGTGATTGGCAATTTCAGCTTTGAAGGGGATTCATTGCCAGAATTTTCTGAATTTGAGGACACACCTAGCGAAGTTTTTGCGTACAAGAACGAAAGGTAATTATGTTCTACTTAGACTCACCGCATACTACATAAGTCGCTGTTTGTGGCATGCCATAAGGTTGAATTTAAGAGAACAGGAAATCTCAAGATGTGGGGTGTAAGGTTACTGGGTCATAGTGTGAATGGAGAAACGTAAAAAGGTGGGCCTGAAGTCAATATATGCAGTAACATTACTGCTGTAGCTAAGACAAGTTGGGAAGTTTTTACTCGTATTAAGTTCTGCTATTTAAGTGGTTTGTAAGTTGTTGATTTGAAAATATAAGGTGAGACTAAGTTGAATTTTAATCATCAGATAACCAACTTGTTTTAgaacttgttttatttatatttcatagatTTGTATAGTAACTGAATTGTTCTACAAAATCCTAACTCAGACATTTGAAAGCGTAAACATTACTGAAGGTGTGAAAAGAGCTTTGTTAAATATACCACACATATTTCCCATCACTAATAACAGTttggtaaaataaataacCTTGCCTCATCACAATAGCTGAGATGGCATGTTAACAGTTAAATGTGTGTTCAACTGCCTCTGGCGATAAAATTGCCAGGAAACTCGGCCTACATTCTCGTCtaaaataatatttgattgaggtcattttcaattttgcgtTTTCTGATTTAGCCTAATAATTCCAAGGCCCCATTGTACTCCTGGTGTTTGCTACAAATTTACTCTTTAAGATTGTGCATGGTTTACCTCATTGTGTCTCTAAACCTTGGGCAAATGAATCGCGGCTTCGCAATTGCTTTTCAAGGTTTAAATAAACGCCCTTTCTGCACTCATGTGTGCTTCATACCTCtatccccccaaaaaaaaatttggctgCAGCATGCGACCTTTTAACTTATTGCCGTGTTTTTCTCTATTAATCAGCTGCTAATCCGTCTGGGCATCACTGACGGACAATTGCTATAACCTCCCAAACACTCATAGAAGAAAAGGTACAGATAATTCTGGAATTATCCTCATGTATGTATTCAACGAGTGCCAGCAATATTGATAAAATTCCCCTTCCATTTGGCTTTTAAGGAAACTTTCTGAAGGCAAAATGGCGCCTATTACTGTCATTGAAACAATTACCATTACCCGGCCTCTAAAGGTATCTCATTGGTTTAGATTTCTAAAATTGCATTACTCATTGAAATTCCTTAACATGTACGtatataattttattattcaGGTAATAGCATTCTTGTGCGGTGCTCTGGCTTTAGCCTTGCTGGTTATGTCATTAGCGTCGACTGATTGGCTGCTGGCCCATGGTTGGCGTCAAGGTCTATTCCTACATTGTGTCGACGAGATGGCAGAGAGACCCTTACCTTTTGGTCTAGAAG
The DNA window shown above is from Daphnia magna isolate NIES linkage group LG9, ASM2063170v1.1, whole genome shotgun sequence and carries:
- the LOC116930850 gene encoding NADH-ubiquinone oxidoreductase 75 kDa subunit, mitochondrial, yielding MLRLPFLRSIPQVTRAATLGGRTVVTGAPEKVEVFIDGQPVLVDPGTTVLQAAAMVGVEIPRFCYHERLSVAGNCRMCLVEVEKSAKPVAACAMPVMKGWRIKTNSELTRKAREGVMEFLLVNHPLDCPICDQGGECDLQDQSMTFGSDRSRFTDITFSGKRAVEDKNVGPLIKTIMTRCIHCTRCIRFASEVAGVDDLGTTGRGGDMQVGTYVEKMFLSELSGNVIDLCPVGALTSKPYAFMARPWETRKTDSIDVMDAVGSNIFVTHRTGEVLRVLPRTHEEINEEWLSDKSRFACDGLKRQRLVSPMVRDSNGKLVMVEWEDALVAVARALQSAKGDELAAIVGGFADAEALVVLKDMLNTLGSESLCTEEIFPMDGAGTDLRSNYLLNSTIAGVEEADVVLLIGTNTRFEAPLFNARLRKAWINNDLRVATVGPKVDLTYETENLGDSVQVLKDLAEGRHAFSKVLNGAKRPVIVVGSGALQREDGAAIFQLTQRIAQNARVASNVSHDWRVLNVLHRVASQVAALDLGYKAGIEAIRAKPPKVLFLLGADEGAISREDLPKDCFVIYQGHHGDRGAAMADAVLPGAAYTEKPATYVNMEGRAQQTFAAITAPGLAREDWKILRALGEVVGVKLPYDTITQVRARLTEVSPNLTRYGDVEAANYFAQAVELAKLVKAQPSSAPLDVRQKTLEDFYMTDSISRASPTMAKCVQAVKKQRQSKY